Proteins from a genomic interval of Trifolium pratense cultivar HEN17-A07 linkage group LG6, ARS_RC_1.1, whole genome shotgun sequence:
- the LOC123892455 gene encoding cysteine-tryptophan domain-containing zinc finger protein 3-like, translating to MISAGDRDGIKGLGLGLGLGSRRKEMLEFELEEGEASSYQNREDYDATVDPDVALSYIDDKLQDVLGHFQKDFEGGVSAENLGAKFGGYGSFLPTYQRSPAWTQPRTPQKNHSQNSPRSPNNMHAESGQGDAVQCSTGNQLSRLGPGSATSSRLAAIKGFSLDDGTNHEKRTAITNVETLNSKYESPNRKAGSISDQKTLKVRIKMGTDDLLTRKNAAIYSGLGLDVSPSSSLDDSPSESEGISRGPLDAPFESPASILKIISTLPKLLMPLSDDLTELTEKEVQTRDCIPGPVHTDDPENSGMLLNESNIVKGGRKLLGGKKVKSLEGYESSMEVKACSKKNTRNDVGGPSKKEQGEDALTMEELVSKTMKLPLLSNSYSLGDDSVKNVLVPCNNSLKEAKKGVVKEKTLSDQARKEQVDQASAEVNGFSERAKGGSGRKAVGDKVLLDDTIIAESNVSKVRTASSTECVEPPKKANQRDSLGEQDSAALPFVTEHPYPGGKKKSKGIRDTVIIEKEQENMKVGSSLIPKTKRGSDDSYTSKNEIEDVKLRKGPGKAREAYREFFGELEDEDGIDTPETSYEDKLKESEGVERSAPETNLGEKETSGGKKVDKSMTEVYPKTATNVNGNGAPTMLPPVEMEDNWVQCDRCHKWRLLPAGTNPDSLPEKWLCSMLNWLPDMNRCSFSEDETTKALFTLYQGHPLDAQSNLQNGSGSVMVGGNGATFQHPGQRHPSNDLHGVPGGRKKVAKEISNSSNKDVTSQFSHSIKKNIQSSVKSRSLNDVNNSPVVGEADASGEKHKNKPRMPEYNSDRGDTKNMKSRRDPDQDYSRPSKKSKTDKVHSADKEWIPEQNGTTRMTTPQLASIRGHSSNNTLPTASAGKDRPRQKDHSSSSDSKFRKDRPPVSSEKRKNKGQDSLNEGSLDLENCSVGSVKKRKSKEYQDAQANSTGNPRQHESRIFEQEFSDSRKEKKAKSSRSEGKESSASKGSGRTDKKVSHTKNQKFRQNPGSNHSHRSMDVMDSSKRDLGSVQVSVAATSSSSKVSGSHKTKASFQEVKGSPVESVSSSPLRILSTDKFSNREVMVKDEPHDTAAVDSPRRCVDGEDDGASDRSETARKDKFFTMTHRSDFPGKGSNHMSDTKPKAQTTSHCTNGGVDTMAHDGSYPREQIKHHGEDKTGTHYANVSHARKTGTESGLEENKQGCKSEPFAGKVKSSSSPSQLPDQSPLRETKRVDGKVKLEEKFGLKPDQNETVHASKKDFPVKNESRKKENHVKKEHDVQEVSIDALSKMEPLHAPTKNQLADCDTERSSKRSLLERPDQEVLGKGKSQVETLNHCPRPVIGSHKGNGDMEVDPSKADDASKLQKKQFKKADHQNGTPQVSSRNPALNGHRSKELDAPSPARKDSYSHAANNAVREAKDLKHLADRLKNSGSTLESTNLYFQAALKFLNGASLLESGNNDNAKHSEMIQSKQMYSSTAKLCEFCAHEYEKAKDMASAALAYKCTEVAYMRVIYSSHTSASRDRHELQTALQMTPLGESPSSSASDVDNVNNSTAADKVVLSKSVNSPQVAGNHVIAARSRPNFVRILNYAQDVNFAMEASRKSRNAFASANASLAVGKNADGISSIKKALDFSFQDVDGLLRLVRLAVEAINR from the exons atgATTTCTGCTGGAGATAGAGATGGAATAAAgggattagggttagggttagggttaggTAGTAGAAGGAAAGAGATGTTGGAGTTTGAGCTTGAAGAAGGTGAAGCTAGTTCATATCAAAACCGTGAAGATTATGATGCCACTGTTGATCCAGATGTTGCTCTTTCTTACATT GACGACAAACTTCAAGATGTCCTTGGACATTTTCAAAAAGATTTTGAAGGTGGCGTGTCTGCAGAGAATCTGG GGGCAAAATTTGGTGGTTATGGTTCATTTTTGCCTACCTATCAGCGTTCTCCTGCTTGGACTCAACCAAGGACTCCACAAAAAAATCATAGTCAAAATTCACCCAGATCTCCTAATAACATGCACGCGGAG AGTGGACAAGGGGATGCTGTACAATGTTCGACTGGAAATCAGTTATCGAGACTTGGCCCAGGTTCTGCTACCTCCTCGAGGCTGGCTGCAATTAAGGGATTCTCTTTAGATGATGGAACCAATCACGAAAAACGCACGGCAATCACTAATGTCGAGAcattaaattctaaatatgaGTCTCCAAACAGGAAAGCTGGTAGCATATCAGACCAGAAGACATTGAAGGTTCGTATCAAAATGGGTACTGATGATTTGTTAACGCGGAAAAATGCAGCAATATACAGTGGACTTGGTCTAGATGTGTCACCGTCATCATCACTGGATGACAGCCCCTCAGAAAGTGAAGGAATTTCTCGTGGTCCTCTGGATGCTCCCTTTGAATCTCCGGCCAGTATCCTTAAG ATTATATCAACCCTCCCTAAGCTTTTGATGCCTCTTTCTGATGATCTCACTGAATTAACTGAGAAGGAAGTGCAAACCAGAGATTGCATCCCTGGTCCTGTTCATACGGATGACCCAGAAAATTCTGGTATGTTACTAAATGAATCTAATATTGTAAAAGGTGGCAGAAAATTGTTAGGAGGGAAAAAAGTTAAGTCCCTAGAGGGTTACGAGTCCTCGATGGAAGTCAAGGCTTGTAGTAAGAAGAATACTCGTAATGATGTTGGAGGGCCGTCAAAGAAAGAACAAGGTGAAGATGCATTGACTATGGAGGAACTAGTTTCAAAAACCATGAAACTTCCACTTTTGTCCAATTCATATTCTCTCGGTGACGACTCGGTAAAGAATGTACTTGTGCCATGTAATAATTCATTAAAGGAAGCCAAAAAGGGTGTGGTGAAGGAGAAAACCTTGTCGGACCAAGCACGAAAGGAACAGGTTGATCAAGCATCTGCCGAAGTGAATGGTTTTTCTGAAAGGGCAAAAGGAGGTTCTGGAAGAAAAGCTGTGGGAGATAAGGTTTTGCTCGATGACACAATAATAGCTGAATCTAATGTTTCCAAAGTTAGAACAGCATCAAGCACTGAATGCGTAGAGCCTCCTAAGAAGGCTAATCAGAGAGATAGCCTGGGCGAACAAGACAGTGCGGCATTGCCTTTTGTGACAGAACATCCATATCCTGGAGGGAAGAAGAAGTCAAAGGGAATTCGTGACACCGTGATTATAGAGAAGGAACAAGAAAATATGAAGGTTGGATCCTCTTTGATTCCCAAAACAAAAAGGGGTTCTGATGATAGTTATAcatcaaaaaatgaaattgaagatgTCAAACTACGGAAGGGTCCTGGAAAGGCTAGAGAAGCTTATAGGGAATTCTTTGGAGAATTGGAAGATGAGGACGGGATTGATACACCAGAAACATCTTATGAAGATAAACTGAAAGAATCTGAAGGGGTTGAGAGAAGCGCTCCGGAAACAAATCTTGGAGAAAAGGAGACATCGGGTGGTAAGAAAGTTGACAAGTCAATGACAGAAGTATACCCTAAAACAGCCACAAATGTGAACGGAAATGGGGCTCCTACAATGTTGCCTCCTGTTGAGATGGAAGATAACTGGGTGCAGTGTGACAGATGTCATAAATGGCGTCTTCTTCCTGCTGGCACAAATCCTGATAGCCTACCCGAGAAATGGCTTTGTAGCATGCTTAATTGGCT GCCTGACATGAATCGATGTAGTTTTAGTGAGGATGAAACTACTAAAGCCCTTTTTACTCTATACCAAGGGCATCCTCTTGATGCTCAAAGCAACCTGCAAAATGGCTCAGGTAGTGTTATGGTGGGAGGAAATGGGGCAACTTTCCAGCATCCTGGTCAACGCCATCCAAGTAATGATCTGCACGGTGTGCCTGGTGGGAGGAAAAAAGTTGCAAAAGAAATATCAAATTCTTCAAATAAAGATGTCACTTCTCAATTTTCACATTCTATAAAGAAAAACATACAGTCATCAGTGAAAAGTAGGAGCTTAAATGACGTGAACAACTCTCCTGTTGTGGGTGAGGCTGATGCTTCAGGGGAGAAACACAAAAACAAGCCAAGGATGCCGGAGTACAATTCTGATAGAG GTGATACGAAGAATATGAAAAGCAGGAGGGATCCTGATCAAGATTATTCGAGGCCATCCAAGAAAAGTAAGACTGACAAGGTTCATTCTGCTGATAAAGAGTGGATTCCAGAACAGAATGGAACCACTAGGATGACCACTCCTCAGCTGGCAAGTATTCGAGGTCATAGCTCAAACAACACTTTGCCAACTGCTTCAGCTGGCAAAGATCGGCCTAGACAGAAAGACCACTCCTCATCAAGTGACTCCAAATTCAGAAAGGACAGACCACCAGTTTCTTctgagaagagaaaaaataagGGTCAGGATTCCTTGAATGAGGGGTCCCTGGATTTGGAGAATTGTTCCGTTGGTAGTGTAAAAAAGAGGAAATCGAAGGAGTATCAGGATGCTCAAGCTAATAGCACTGGTAATCCTCGCCAACACGAGAGTAGAATTTTCGAGCAGGAGTTCAGTGATTCCAGGAaggaaaagaaagcaaaaaGTTCAAGATCTGAAGGCAAAGAGTCAAGTGCCAGCAAAGGCAGCGGCAGGACTGACAAAAAAGTCAGTCATACAAAGAACCAGAAATTCAGGCAAAATCCTGGAAGCAATCATTCACATCGGAGCATGGATGTCATGGACAGTTCGAAGAGGGACTTGGGATCTGTACAGGTTTCTGTTGCTGCCACTTCAAGCTCGTCTAAGGTTTCTGGCTCACATAAAACCAAAGCCAGCTTCCAGGAAGTGAAAGGCTCCCCTGTGGAATCAGTTTCTTCCTCACCTTTAAGAATTTTAAGTACAGATAAGTTTTCAAACAGAGAAGTTATGGTGAAAGACGAGCCTCATGATACTGCTGCTGTGGATAGTCCAAGAAGATGCGTAGACGGGGAAGATGACGGTGCAAGTGATCGATCAGAAACAGCTAGGAAGGACAAATTTTTCACCATGACCCACAGGTCTGATTTTCCGGGCAAGGGTAGTAATCATATGTCAGATACTAAGCCTAAAGCCCAAACAACCAGCCATTGTACTAATGGTGGTGTGGACACTATGGCCCACGATGGGTCATATCCAAGAGAGCAGATTAAGCATCATGGTGAAGACAAGACTGGTACTCATTATGCTAATGTGTCTCATGCAAGGAAAACTGGTACGGAGTCAGGTTTGGAGGAAAACAAGCAGGGCTGCAAGTCAGAGCCCTTTGCAGGAAAAGTCAAGAGTTCTAGTTCTCCTAGTCAACTGCCAGATCAGTCTCCTCTGCGTGAGACAAAACGTGTGGATGGAAAAGTTAAGTTGGAGGAGAAGTTTGGGCTCAAGCCTGACCAGAATGAAACTGTACATGCTAGCAAAAAAGACTTCCCGGTAAAAAATGAAAGTAGGAAAAAAGAGAATCATGTAAAGAAGGAGCATGACGTTCAGGAGGTTAGTATTGATGCCCTAAGCAAAATGGAACCATTACATGCTCCCACAAAGAATCAGTTGGCAGACTGTGATACTGAAAGATCTTCAAAGAGGTCCCTTTTGGAAAGACCTGATCAAGAAGTGCTTGGTAAAGGGAAGTCTCAAGTTGAGACTTTGAATCACTGCCCACGACCAGTCATTGGTTCCCACAAAGGGAATGGAGATATGGAAGTTGACCCGTCCAAAGCTGATGATGCGTCAAAGCTGCAAAAAAAGCAATTCAAAAAGGCTGATCATCAAAATGGAACTCCACAAGTTAGCTCCAGAAATCCTGCACTTAATGGACACAGATCCAAGGAGCTTGATGCCCCTAGTCCGGCTAGAAAGGATTCTTACAGCCATGCTGCTAACAATGCTGTGAGAGAAGCTAAAGATCTTAAGCACCTGGCCGATCGTCTTAAG AATTCTGGATCCACTCTTGAGAGCACTAATCTATACTTCCAGGCAGCCCTTAAGTTTCTAAATGGTGCCTCTCTATTGGAATCTGGCAACAATGATAATGCTAAACATAGTGAGATGATTCAATCAAAGCAGATGTACAGTAGCACAGCAAAATTGTGCGA GTTTTGTGCCCATGAATACGAGAAAGCAAAAGACATGGCTTCAGCTGCTCTGGCCTACAAATGCACCGAGGTCGCATATATGAGGGTAATATATTCTTCACACACTAGTGCAAGCAGAGATAGGCATGAGTTGCAGACAGCCCTACAAATGACTCCTCTTG GTGAATCTCCATCATCATCAGCCTCTGATGTTGACAATGTTAACAACTCTACAGCAGCTGACAAAGTTGTCCTATCCAAGAGTGTCAATTCACCCCAAGTTGCTGGAAACCATGTTATTGCTGCACGAAGTCGTCCAAATTTTGTCAGGATACTTAATTAT GCCCAGGATGTGAATTTTGCCATGGAAGCCTCAAGGAAATCACGGAATGCATTTGCATCTGCTAATGCAAGCCTGGCCGTGGGCAAGAATGCAGATGGTATTTCCTCTATCAAGAAGGCCCTTGATTTTAGCTTTCAAGATGTGGACGGGTTACTACGTTTGGTACGGCTTGCTGTGGAAGCCATTAATCGTTAA